The following is a genomic window from Candidatus Kapaibacterium sp..
CCGCCATAGGCGACACCTACAAGGAACGATTGAAATGGTGCGTAAGAAGCCTCGAAATATAAGCCACCTGACGGCAAGAAATTGATTACTCCGGCTCCGTGACGAACAGGCAGCATCCCGGCTGTAGGTAAGTCAACAATCAAATCAGTTTCGTATTTTGGGCTTGTGCCCGCTTTGCCCGGCGATGACGCTGAAACTGTATAAATCACAGCAAAAAACATAACAAAAGTTAGAATAAATTTTATCATTTAAGAATCGTCTTATTATTTTGTAACATTCAATTATTATGGAGCGACGCAACCATGAAAAGTATAGTATATCTGACAATCGTAATAGCATTTTCGTTGGCAATGATGAATTGTTCCAGTTCTAAAAGCGCCGGCAACAGTTCTGCTGAACCACTGACATTATTACCTTCAGTAAAAGAACAAACTTCTGATTTTGTTACTTTTGCTGTAAAAGCAGTGCGGAATCGAATTGTAGATGGTGAATATTTACCAAGTTCGGAGGATATAAGAATCTATATCAGCGATTCAAATGGCAAACAAGTTTGGAATTCAGATTATAATATGAATTTCACTATGGCTATCGGTGATGTGAGACCCAAAAAAGTCGGTGACACACACGAATATACCGCAGTCTGGAACAAAAAAGACAATGACGGAAAACGCATGCAACCGGGTGTTTACAATGCGAGAATGGTAATTCCTGCTCAACCAAACAACTATTCGGTCAATTTCGCTTTCAGTATGGATTAGTCTTGCTTACTCACGAATTTTTTATGCGACAGGCTTTGGATTTAGCCAAGAACGGCACGGGATTGGTGAGTCCGAATCCTTTGGTCGGTGCACTTATCGTCAAAAAAAGTAAAATTATTGCCGAAGGTTGGCATCACTCTTATGGTATGCCTCATGCTGAGCGAGATGCAATAAGCAAATGCGATGGCATTGATTTGACTGATGCAATTTTGTACGTCAATTTAGAACCTTGTTCGCATCATGGCAAACAGCCACCTTGCACAGATGTCATCATTGAAAACAAATTCAAAACAGTCGTGATAGCTTCAAATGACCCAAATCCAAATGTATCAGGCGGTGGCAGTAGCATTTTGCGAAAAGCCGGAATCGAAGTCATTGAAGGAGTTATGAAGAGTGAATCTGATTGG
Proteins encoded in this region:
- a CDS encoding BsuPI-related putative proteinase inhibitor gives rise to the protein MKSIVYLTIVIAFSLAMMNCSSSKSAGNSSAEPLTLLPSVKEQTSDFVTFAVKAVRNRIVDGEYLPSSEDIRIYISDSNGKQVWNSDYNMNFTMAIGDVRPKKVGDTHEYTAVWNKKDNDGKRMQPGVYNARMVIPAQPNNYSVNFAFSMD